Proteins co-encoded in one Bremerella sp. TYQ1 genomic window:
- the ilvD gene encoding dihydroxy-acid dehydratase: MSPAPQVSSRNRRVSQPLNKYSSRITQPKSQGASQAMLYGTGMTDEDMQKAQVGICSVWYEGNTCNMHLNKLGEEVKKGVVDADLVGMRFNTIGVSDGISMGTDGMSFSLQSRDLIADSIETIMGGQWYDALVAIPGCDKNMPGCLIAMGRLNRPALMVYGGTIKPGIRNGDKLDVVSAFQCYGQYLAGTITEDERKEIVRKSCPGAGACGGMYTANTMASAIEALGMALPFSASIPAEAPEKIEECIRAGAAVRNLLEKDIKPRDIMTREAFENAMVIVMALGGSTNAVLHLIAMARSVDINLTLDDWQAVSDRVPMLADFKPSGKYVQEDLHKIGGTPGVMKYLLKEGLLNGDCLTVTGKTLAENCAEVPDLTEGQDIVHPLSDPIKKNGHLQMLFGSLAPEGAVAKITGKEGLQFSGPAKVFDSEEDMLHALEDKKIVKGDVVVIRYEGPKGGPGMPEMLTPTSAIMGAGLGKDVALLTDGRFSGGSHGFIVGHVTPEAQVGGPIALAQDGDTITIDADRRVIDLEVTEEELAKRKEAWVAPPYKVKRGTLYKYIKNVKSASEGCVTDE; this comes from the coding sequence ATGTCTCCCGCCCCTCAAGTAAGTAGCAGGAACCGCCGCGTGTCCCAGCCCCTGAACAAGTACAGCTCGCGTATCACCCAACCCAAAAGCCAAGGTGCTTCCCAGGCCATGTTGTATGGAACCGGGATGACCGACGAAGACATGCAAAAGGCGCAAGTCGGCATTTGCAGCGTGTGGTACGAGGGCAACACCTGTAACATGCACCTGAACAAGCTGGGCGAAGAAGTCAAAAAGGGTGTCGTCGATGCTGATCTCGTCGGGATGCGGTTCAATACCATCGGCGTGAGCGACGGGATCTCGATGGGGACCGACGGGATGAGCTTCTCGTTGCAATCCCGCGACCTGATCGCCGACTCGATCGAAACGATCATGGGTGGCCAGTGGTACGACGCATTGGTCGCCATTCCTGGCTGCGATAAGAACATGCCAGGCTGCTTGATCGCGATGGGCCGACTCAACCGCCCTGCCCTGATGGTTTACGGCGGCACTATCAAGCCAGGGATCCGCAACGGCGACAAGCTGGACGTTGTGTCAGCATTCCAGTGCTACGGACAATATCTCGCGGGAACGATCACCGAGGACGAACGCAAGGAAATCGTTCGCAAGTCTTGCCCAGGGGCTGGTGCCTGCGGTGGGATGTACACCGCCAACACGATGGCCTCGGCCATTGAAGCGTTGGGCATGGCTCTGCCGTTCTCGGCGAGCATTCCAGCCGAAGCTCCGGAAAAGATCGAAGAATGTATCCGCGCCGGGGCGGCCGTTCGCAACTTGCTGGAAAAAGACATCAAGCCGCGCGACATCATGACGCGTGAAGCTTTCGAGAACGCCATGGTCATCGTGATGGCCCTGGGTGGTTCGACCAACGCCGTGTTGCATTTGATTGCCATGGCGCGCAGCGTCGACATCAATCTGACGCTCGACGATTGGCAAGCGGTGAGCGACCGTGTGCCGATGCTGGCCGACTTCAAACCGAGCGGTAAGTACGTTCAGGAAGATCTCCACAAGATCGGCGGTACTCCTGGCGTGATGAAATACCTCCTGAAGGAAGGGCTGCTCAACGGTGACTGCCTGACAGTAACCGGAAAGACGCTGGCAGAAAACTGCGCCGAAGTGCCTGACCTGACCGAAGGGCAAGACATTGTTCACCCATTGTCCGATCCGATCAAAAAGAACGGCCACCTTCAAATGCTCTTCGGCAGCCTGGCTCCGGAAGGTGCTGTCGCCAAGATCACCGGCAAAGAAGGCCTGCAATTCAGCGGCCCTGCGAAGGTGTTCGACTCGGAAGAAGACATGCTGCATGCCTTGGAAGACAAGAAGATTGTCAAAGGGGATGTGGTTGTCATTCGTTACGAAGGCCCCAAGGGTGGTCCTGGCATGCCAGAAATGCTAACGCCAACTTCCGCCATCATGGGTGCTGGGCTTGGTAAGGATGTGGCCCTGCTAACCGACGGTCGCTTTTCGGGCGGCTCGCATGGCTTCATCGTCGGCCATGTGACCCCGGAAGCCCAAGTGGGCGGTCCCATCGCATTGGCCCAAGATGGCGACACCATCACGATCGACGCCGACCGCCGCGTGATCGATTTGGAAGTCACGGAAGAAGAACTCGCCAAACGCAAAGAAGCCTGGGTCGCCCCGCCTTACAAAGTAAAACGCGGCACGCTCTACAAGTACATCAAAAACGTGAAGAGCGCCTCGGAAGGTTGCGTTACTGACGAGTAA